Proteins encoded together in one Planctomyces sp. SH-PL14 window:
- a CDS encoding BlaI/MecI/CopY family transcriptional regulator codes for MAEVSPSERELDILKVLWDRGESKVRDVHEALCRHQQTAFTTVQTLLRIMADKGLVRQRIEGRTLYYAPLHTREQVSSRFLSRVFDGALDELVLNMLRAEDVSPDEMRDLERLIARARRDKQTPPE; via the coding sequence ATGGCCGAAGTCAGTCCCAGCGAACGGGAGCTCGACATCCTCAAGGTCCTGTGGGACCGGGGGGAGTCGAAGGTCCGCGACGTACACGAGGCCCTGTGCCGCCACCAGCAGACCGCCTTCACGACGGTGCAGACGCTGCTGCGGATCATGGCGGACAAGGGGCTCGTCCGGCAGCGGATCGAGGGGCGGACCCTCTACTACGCTCCCCTCCACACGCGCGAGCAGGTGAGCTCGCGGTTCCTGAGCCGGGTCTTTGACGGGGCCCTCGACGAGCTCGTCCTCAACATGCTGCGGGCGGAAGACGTCTCGCCCGATGAGATGCGGGACCTGGAACGGCTGATCGCCCGGGCCCGCCGCGACAAACAGACTCCCCCGGAGTAG
- a CDS encoding arylsulfatase produces the protein MIRLMLLAAVWLTIAAHSPTEAAEAPRPNLVVFLADDAGWGDYSRNGNTQVSTPNIDSLARDGVTLDRFFVCPVCSPTRAEFLTGRYHPRTGVYGVSTGQERMSLDEKTIADAFHTAGYATGAFGKWHNGSQWPYHPMARGFDEYYGYTAGHWGEYFDPPLEHNGQPVREKGYIVDLCTSQALDFIDRSRGKPFFCYVPFTTPHSPWGVPDEDWQRFKDKPIAQRGTQPNQEDLDETRCALAMIENQDRNVGRVLKWLEDLGLAENTIVLYFSDNGPNSWRWNGGMKGRKASTDEGGIRSTCFLRWPAKLPKGRTVPQIAGAIDLLPTLTSLAGVTRVGDKPLDGRDLTPLFLTEDTLWPKRMLFSTWAGKVSVRTDRHRLDSQGVLFDMQADPGQTTPITAQDQETTKQLTAAVSQWRKDVLGEASEPKGAPRRERKGPGNAVDPRPLTVGYREFPRTWLPARDGEPRGGVRRSSSAPNSSYFVHWTSKEDSMVWRLAVHTPGRYAVEILYTCPEADAGSKVELAFQDRRLAGTVAPGWDPPLYTNQDTIPRPPAESQMKEFHPLRLGEMTLPAGEGDLVLKATDIPGGSVMDVRAITLTLLGD, from the coding sequence ATGATCCGTCTGATGCTGCTCGCGGCGGTCTGGCTCACAATCGCCGCCCATTCCCCAACCGAGGCCGCCGAAGCCCCCCGGCCCAATCTCGTCGTGTTCCTCGCCGATGATGCCGGGTGGGGAGACTACAGCCGCAACGGCAATACGCAGGTCTCGACGCCGAACATCGACTCCCTCGCCCGCGACGGGGTGACGCTCGACCGGTTCTTCGTCTGTCCCGTCTGCTCGCCGACCCGGGCCGAGTTCCTCACCGGACGGTATCACCCGCGGACCGGCGTCTACGGCGTCTCGACCGGCCAGGAGCGGATGAGTCTCGACGAGAAGACCATCGCCGATGCCTTCCATACCGCCGGCTACGCGACCGGGGCGTTCGGCAAGTGGCACAACGGCAGCCAGTGGCCCTATCACCCGATGGCCCGCGGCTTCGACGAATACTACGGCTACACCGCCGGGCACTGGGGGGAGTACTTCGATCCCCCGCTCGAGCACAACGGGCAGCCGGTCCGGGAGAAGGGCTACATCGTCGACCTGTGCACGAGCCAAGCCCTCGACTTCATCGACCGGAGCCGGGGAAAGCCGTTCTTCTGCTACGTCCCGTTCACGACCCCGCACTCCCCGTGGGGCGTCCCGGATGAGGACTGGCAGCGGTTCAAGGACAAGCCGATCGCGCAGCGCGGCACGCAGCCGAACCAGGAGGACCTCGACGAGACGCGGTGCGCCCTGGCGATGATCGAGAACCAGGACCGCAACGTCGGCCGCGTGCTGAAGTGGCTCGAGGACCTGGGGCTCGCGGAGAACACTATCGTTCTTTACTTCTCGGACAACGGCCCCAACAGCTGGCGGTGGAACGGCGGCATGAAGGGGCGAAAGGCGTCCACCGACGAAGGGGGGATCCGCTCGACCTGCTTCCTCCGCTGGCCGGCGAAGCTGCCGAAGGGCCGGACCGTCCCGCAGATCGCGGGAGCGATCGACCTCCTGCCGACGCTGACGTCGCTGGCGGGCGTGACTCGCGTCGGAGACAAGCCGCTCGACGGCCGGGACCTGACGCCCCTCTTCCTGACGGAAGACACGCTCTGGCCGAAGCGGATGCTGTTCTCCACCTGGGCGGGCAAGGTGAGCGTCCGGACCGATCGCCACCGGCTCGACAGTCAGGGTGTCCTCTTCGACATGCAGGCCGATCCAGGGCAGACCACGCCGATCACGGCACAGGACCAGGAGACGACGAAGCAACTCACCGCCGCAGTGAGCCAATGGCGCAAAGACGTTCTCGGTGAAGCCTCCGAACCGAAGGGAGCGCCGCGGCGCGAACGGAAGGGACCGGGGAACGCCGTCGATCCGCGCCCGCTCACGGTCGGCTACCGCGAGTTCCCCCGCACCTGGCTCCCCGCCCGCGACGGCGAACCGCGGGGTGGGGTCCGGCGGAGCTCCAGCGCGCCGAACTCTTCATACTTCGTCCACTGGACCTCGAAGGAGGACTCGATGGTCTGGCGGCTCGCGGTCCACACACCGGGCCGGTACGCGGTCGAGATCCTTTACACCTGTCCAGAAGCGGACGCGGGCTCGAAGGTCGAGCTCGCCTTTCAGGACCGGCGACTCGCAGGGACCGTCGCCCCGGGCTGGGACCCGCCGCTCTATACGAACCAGGACACGATCCCCCGTCCTCCGGCGGAGTCGCAGATGAAGGAGTTCCATCCACTGCGGCTCGGTGAGATGACGCTCCCCGCGGGCGAAGGGGACCTCGTCCTCAAGGCGACCGACATCCCCGGCGGCTCGGTCATGGATGTGCGGGCCATCACGCTGACGCTGCTCGGCGACTGA